A single Methanocaldococcus bathoardescens DNA region contains:
- a CDS encoding site-specific DNA-methyltransferase: MENSQEKFFNVLKDVFIGAKVEGESGYINLMRIKSKYFDKIFKELQKDINEKTKEFPEFREELFNKLYSFFKRYFSESGSIYFRWTPFNERIYERVYTDNKDVVMFWKTHMLYYVKTDIILKSMNIEIDGKKFFFDVSKLEHKKANEKRQLIYELKEVSEDGTIVFNVLYSEKGRKTKINDILKQLKKAGIILDEEILEKAFRIFEKQNEVDYFINKNAKQFLKEQFDLWLYQYVYSDETQFTEKRIKQLKVLKDMAYKIINFISQFEDELVKIWQKPKFVLNSNYVITLDRIAEKDGGIEVIEKIVERLIEQKNSFEKDLANLKEIKQNKKSYRERFEEVDINNQLVEWYLLDLIDENFNPKEILINGIVEKKVLNPKYKFLPIDTKYFDEEIKFKILELFDDLDNELDGWLIKSENYQALNTILPKFKEKIQTIYIDPPFNTGSNEFTMYINRFLDSAWITMMENRLRLAKEFLKETGSIFVRIDYHGNHYVRFLMDDIFGKENFRNEILVNRTLKAFEGANRFIVANDSLFYYSKSDKSQLNPVKKPRREQKWIPMHSPGVRWSKVPKQYLKYYSPDQLIEKNGEFYSQGRVFNGKVYMPPPGRHWTFTQDRLDEYAKEGRIRVNPKTGMLEYLTSAEQTVDSNWLDIPGYVVPSRWDFPTENSEQLLKRVILSTSNENDIVLDFFLGSGTTTAVAHKLKRKWIGVEMSNHFYTVILPRMKKVLAYDKSGISKDEDVKENYNKDKAGGFFKYYELEQYEDTLRKVKYVDAEPFFDPTQDIYNQYIFMKDLKLLEALEIDYKNNKVKVNLEKLYKNIDIAETLSNLLGKRIKKITRDFVEFEDGEKVDSKNLDYRLIKPLIWW; this comes from the coding sequence ATGGAAAATTCACAAGAAAAATTTTTTAATGTATTAAAAGATGTCTTTATTGGAGCAAAGGTTGAGGGAGAATCTGGCTACATCAATTTAATGAGAATAAAGTCAAAATATTTTGATAAGATTTTTAAAGAATTGCAAAAAGATATTAATGAAAAAACCAAAGAATTTCCAGAATTTAGAGAGGAGTTATTTAATAAGCTTTATTCATTTTTTAAAAGATATTTCAGTGAGAGTGGCTCAATATACTTTAGATGGACACCATTTAATGAAAGGATTTACGAAAGAGTTTATACTGACAATAAGGATGTGGTTATGTTTTGGAAAACACACATGCTTTATTATGTTAAAACTGACATAATATTAAAAAGCATGAATATTGAGATAGATGGTAAAAAATTCTTTTTCGATGTTTCTAAGTTAGAGCATAAGAAAGCCAATGAGAAGAGACAATTAATCTATGAATTAAAGGAAGTTAGTGAAGATGGAACAATTGTATTTAATGTCTTATACTCTGAAAAAGGAAGAAAAACAAAAATTAACGACATATTAAAACAATTGAAAAAAGCTGGCATAATCTTAGATGAAGAAATTTTAGAAAAGGCATTTAGAATATTTGAGAAGCAGAATGAGGTTGATTATTTCATCAACAAAAATGCAAAGCAGTTTTTAAAAGAACAGTTTGATTTATGGCTTTATCAGTATGTTTATTCTGATGAAACACAATTTACAGAGAAGAGAATTAAACAGTTGAAAGTTTTGAAAGACATGGCTTATAAGATCATTAATTTTATATCACAATTTGAAGATGAGTTAGTTAAGATTTGGCAAAAGCCAAAGTTTGTTTTAAATAGCAATTATGTTATTACTTTGGATAGAATTGCTGAAAAAGATGGAGGAATTGAGGTTATTGAAAAAATAGTTGAGAGATTAATAGAACAAAAAAATAGCTTTGAAAAAGATTTAGCCAATTTAAAAGAAATTAAACAGAACAAAAAATCTTATAGGGAAAGATTTGAAGAAGTTGATATAAACAACCAGTTAGTTGAATGGTATCTATTGGATTTGATTGATGAAAACTTTAATCCAAAAGAGATTTTAATTAATGGTATTGTTGAAAAGAAGGTATTAAATCCTAAGTATAAATTTTTGCCAATAGATACAAAATACTTTGATGAGGAAATTAAATTTAAAATCTTAGAGTTGTTTGATGATTTGGATAATGAATTGGATGGTTGGTTAATAAAAAGTGAAAATTATCAGGCATTAAACACCATATTGCCTAAATTTAAAGAAAAGATTCAAACAATCTATATCGACCCCCCATTCAATACTGGAAGTAATGAATTTACAATGTATATCAACAGATTCTTAGATTCTGCATGGATTACAATGATGGAAAATAGGTTAAGATTAGCTAAAGAATTTTTAAAAGAGACTGGAAGTATTTTTGTAAGGATAGATTATCATGGAAATCATTATGTTAGGTTTTTAATGGATGATATTTTTGGAAAAGAGAATTTTAGAAATGAAATATTGGTTAACAGAACTCTAAAAGCATTTGAAGGTGCAAATAGATTTATAGTAGCAAATGACTCACTTTTTTACTATTCTAAAAGCGACAAATCCCAACTTAATCCGGTGAAAAAACCACGTAGAGAACAAAAATGGATTCCCATGCACTCTCCTGGTGTAAGATGGTCAAAAGTTCCAAAACAATACCTTAAATATTATTCCCCAGATCAATTGATAGAAAAAAATGGTGAATTTTATTCACAAGGAAGGGTATTTAATGGTAAAGTTTATATGCCTCCACCAGGAAGACATTGGACTTTTACACAGGATCGATTAGACGAATATGCAAAAGAAGGCAGAATAAGAGTTAATCCAAAAACTGGAATGTTAGAATATTTAACTTCAGCAGAACAAACTGTAGACTCAAATTGGCTCGATATACCTGGTTATGTTGTTCCATCTCGGTGGGATTTTCCAACAGAAAACTCCGAACAATTATTAAAAAGAGTAATCCTATCAACCTCAAATGAAAATGATATTGTCTTAGATTTCTTCTTAGGTAGTGGGACAACAACAGCAGTAGCACATAAATTAAAAAGAAAATGGATTGGAGTTGAGATGAGTAATCATTTCTACACTGTAATTCTGCCAAGAATGAAAAAAGTTTTGGCTTATGATAAATCAGGCATCTCAAAAGATGAAGATGTTAAAGAAAACTACAACAAAGATAAAGCTGGAGGTTTCTTCAAATACTATGAGTTAGAGCAGTATGAAGATACCTTAAGAAAAGTTAAATATGTTGATGCAGAACCATTCTTTGACCCTACACAGGATATATACAACCAATATATCTTTATGAAGGATTTAAAACTCTTAGAGGCTTTGGAAATTGATTATAAAAACAACAAGGTTAAAGTTAATTTAGAAAAACTATATAAAAATATAGACATTGCTGAAACATTATCAAATCTATTAGGGAAGAGAATAAAGAAAATAACAAGGGATTTTGTAGAATTTGAGGATGGAGAGAAAGTTGATAGTAAGAATTTGGATTATAGGTTAATTAAGCCGTTAATATGGTGGTAA